From the Malus domestica chromosome 17, GDT2T_hap1 genome, one window contains:
- the LOC103404973 gene encoding eukaryotic translation initiation factor 1A: MPKNKGKGGKNRKRGKNEADDEKRELVFKEDGQEYAQVLRMLGNGRCEAMCIDGTKRLCHIRGKMHKKVWIAAGDIILVGLRDYQDDKADVILKYMPDEARLLKAYGELPENTRLNEGIAGGIDDEETEGGVDDYIEFEDEDIDKI, from the coding sequence ATGCCAAAGAACAAGGGTAAGGGAGGAAAGAACAGGAAGAGAGGTAAGAACGAAGCTGATGACGAAAAGCGTGAGCTTGTGTTTAAGGAAGATGGACAGGAGTATGCCCAAGTGCTCCGAATGCTTGGTAACGGTCGGTGTGAAGCTATGTGCATTGATGGGACCAAGCGACTTTGTCACATCCGTGGTAAGATGCACAAGAAGGTTTGGATTGCAGCTGGTGATATCATTCTTGTCGGCCTTCGTGACTATCAGGACGACAAAGCTGATGTGATCCTCAAGTACATGCCTGATGAGGCTAGGCTCCTGAAGGCATATGGAGAGCTTCCAGAGAATACACGTCTCAACGAGGGTATTGCTGGGGGTATTGATGATGAAGAAACCGAAGGTGGTGTTGACGACTATATTGAGTTTGAGGATGAAGATATCGACAAGATATAG
- the LOC103417179 gene encoding eukaryotic translation initiation factor 1A, whose amino-acid sequence MPKNKGKGGKNRKRGKNEADDEKRELVFKEDGQEYAQVLRMLGNGRCEAMCIDGTKRLCHIRGKMHKKVWIAAGDIILVGLRDYQDDKADVILKYMPDEARLLKAYGELPENTRLNEGIAGGIDDEETEGGVDDYIEFEDEDIDKI is encoded by the coding sequence ATGCCGAAGAACAAGGGTAAGGGAGGAAAGAACAGGAAGAGAGGTAAGAATGAAGCTGATGACGAAAAGCGTGAGCTTGTGTTTAAGGAAGATGGACAGGAGTATGCCCAAGTGCTCCGAATGCTTGGTAACGGTCGGTGTGAAGCCATGTGCATTGATGGGACCAAGCGACTTTGTCACATCCGTGGTAAGATGCACAAGAAGGTTTGGATTGCAGCTGGTGATATCATTCTTGTCGGCCTTCGTGACTATCAGGACGACAAAGCTGATGTGATCCTCAAGTACATGCCTGATGAGGCTAGGCTCCTGAAGGCATATGGAGAGCTTCCAGAGAATACACGTCTCAACGAGGGTATTGCTGGGGGTATTGATGATGAAGAAACCGAAGGTGGTGTTGACGACTATATTGAGTTTGAGGATGAAGATATCGACAAGATATAG
- the LOC103404974 gene encoding protein IQ-DOMAIN 33-like: protein MGISGGLVRSVFSRNRSFGTHESNVRSNVTERRRWSSVRSYLCGDEYNSVMAENDSASVKSSVATATTQFNSVLAVADEDSSSVRRSEATVMQPMPEDLRDKGNTRREATKVDVEVAKTESSVSKTMSEEHAATIIQSAFRGFRIRCRNGGVISKDGEQQLIAGAESPSRESLGTSVEVQTGNSVQVYSIQGENSAAHHRTQEKARVQALKLKEEWDASTVSSNISRMRMQNRLEATTRRERALAYAFSQQLRICSKKRHTTSDGTEQNMGWSWLERWMATRPAEISPAESHISNHVEPIHSSQRFVIGKRFFDVAGEEKESCGSNEVGVLFDNFPVPAEEKDGLSPTKTRFKATRSLSRRKSMPSYECGKEYPKVSKKDCSREPKRDEERNEKQTGRRKCRNTSF from the exons ATGGGCATCAGTGGAGGTTTGGtcaggagtgttttctcgagaaACCGATCTTTCGGGACACATGAGAGCAAT GTGAGGAGCAATGTGACAGAGAGGAGAAGATGGAGCTCGGTTCGATCGTACCTGTGTGGGGATGAATATAACTCAGTCATGGCAGAGAATGATTCCGCTTCAGTTAAGAGCTCCGTGGCTACTGCCACCACACAGTTCAATTCAGTTTTAGCTGTTGCAGACGAAGATTCTAGTTCGGTTAGGAGATCCGAGGCAACTGTCATGCAACCGATGCCAGAAGACTTGAGAGACAAGGGAAACACCAGAAGAGAAGCAACTAAGGTAGATGTGGAAGTGGCAAAGACAGAATCTTCAGTCTCCAAAACAATGTCTGAGGAGCATGCAGCAACCATCATCCAGTCAGCATTTAGAGGCTTTCGG ATTAGGTGTCGAAATGGAGGAGTTATATCCAAGGATGGTGAGCAGCAGCTTATTGCTGGAGCGGAAAGTCCAAGTAGGGAGTCTCTAGGCACGTCGGTAGAAGTTCAAACGGGAAATTCTGTGCAAGTTTACTCGATTCAAGGAGAAAATTCGGCTGCTCACCACCGGACACAAGAGAAAGCTAGAGTGCAGGCGCTAAAGTTGAAG GAAGAATGGGATGCCAGCACAGTTAGTAGCAACATATCAAGAATGAGAATGCAGAACAGATTGGAAGCAACAACTAGGCGGGAGAGAGCACTGGCGTACGCCTTTTCACAACAG CTAAGGATCTGCTCAAAGAAAAGGCACACCACATCTGATGGCACAGAACAGAACATGGGTTGGAGCTGGCTAGAACGGTGGATGGCAACCCGCCCTGCTGAAATCTCCCCCGCAGAAAGTCATATAAGCAACCACGTTGAACCAATTCACAGCAGCCAACGATTTGTCATCGGAAAGAGATTCTTCGACGTTGCAGGTGAAGAAAAAGAGAGCTGCGGATCTAATGAAGTCGGTGTCCTATTTGATAACTTTCCGGTACCAGCAGAAGAGAAGGATGGCTTAAGTCCAACTAAGACCAGATTCAAGGCTACGAGAAGCCTATCAAGGCGAAAATCGATGCCAAGCTACGAGTGTGGGAAAGAGTATCCCAAG GTAAGCAAGAAGGATTGTTCGAGGGAACCCAAAAGAGATGAAGAGCGCAACGAAAAGCAAACGGGGAGAAGGAAGTGCAGAAATACTTCATTCTAA